In the Enterococcus saigonensis genome, one interval contains:
- the gndA gene encoding NADP-dependent phosphogluconate dehydrogenase: MTKQQIGVVGMAVMGKNLALNIESRGYSVALFNRTAAKTEEVVREHPDKKFKATYTIADFVAAIEKPRRILLMVKAGAATDATIKELLPHLDKGDILIDGGNTFFKDTIRRNEELANSGINFIGTGVSGGEEGALKGPSIMPGGQKEAYELVAPILEQISAKAEDGAPCVTYIGANGAGHYVKMVHNGIEYGDMQLIAESYDLMKNVLGLSVDEMADIFKEWNEGELDSYLIEITADILTRKDDLGTGKPIVDVILDAAGNKGTGKWTSQSALDLGVPLPLITESVFARYISAYKEERVAASKVLPAPAQFNYEGDKKELIEKIREALYFSKIMSYAQGFAQLRTASKEYDWDLPFGEIAKIWRAGCIIRARFLQKITDAYDHKPDLENLLLDDYFLEITKKYQQAVREVVALAVQAGVPVPTFSSAIAYFDSYRSERLPANIIQAQRDYFGAHTYERTDKEGIYHYSWYHEE; encoded by the coding sequence ATGACAAAACAGCAAATTGGTGTTGTCGGCATGGCCGTCATGGGGAAAAACTTAGCCCTAAATATTGAAAGCCGTGGTTATTCAGTAGCGTTGTTCAACCGAACAGCTGCGAAGACAGAAGAGGTAGTAAGAGAACATCCAGATAAGAAATTTAAAGCAACGTATACAATTGCAGATTTTGTTGCAGCAATTGAAAAACCCCGTCGCATCTTACTGATGGTTAAAGCAGGTGCTGCAACAGATGCCACAATTAAAGAATTGTTACCGCATTTGGATAAAGGAGACATTTTAATTGATGGCGGAAACACTTTCTTTAAAGATACGATACGTCGAAATGAAGAATTGGCTAACTCGGGTATCAATTTTATCGGTACAGGTGTCTCAGGTGGTGAAGAAGGAGCCTTAAAAGGTCCTTCTATTATGCCGGGCGGACAAAAAGAAGCGTATGAATTAGTAGCACCTATCTTAGAACAAATTTCTGCTAAAGCAGAAGATGGTGCACCTTGTGTTACTTACATTGGAGCAAACGGTGCAGGACATTACGTGAAGATGGTTCACAACGGAATTGAATATGGTGATATGCAATTAATCGCTGAATCCTACGATTTAATGAAAAATGTGTTAGGTCTGTCCGTTGATGAAATGGCTGACATTTTCAAAGAATGGAATGAAGGCGAACTTGATAGCTATTTAATTGAAATTACCGCTGACATTCTAACGAGAAAAGATGATCTTGGCACAGGCAAACCAATTGTTGACGTAATTTTAGATGCTGCTGGTAATAAAGGTACAGGGAAATGGACAAGTCAAAGTGCATTGGATCTAGGTGTGCCACTACCGTTAATTACGGAGTCTGTGTTTGCTCGGTATATTTCTGCTTACAAAGAAGAACGCGTGGCGGCAAGTAAAGTACTACCGGCTCCAGCTCAATTTAACTATGAGGGCGACAAAAAAGAATTGATCGAAAAAATTCGCGAGGCTTTATATTTTAGTAAAATTATGAGCTATGCGCAAGGTTTCGCCCAATTGCGTACGGCTTCAAAAGAATACGATTGGGATTTACCATTTGGTGAGATTGCAAAAATTTGGCGTGCGGGGTGTATTATTCGTGCTCGTTTCTTACAAAAAATCACTGATGCTTACGATCATAAACCTGATTTAGAAAATTTGTTATTAGATGATTACTTTTTAGAAATTACTAAAAAATATCAACAAGCTGTACGAGAAGTTGTCGCTTTAGCTGTACAAGCAGGAGTTCCTGTACCTACTTTCTCTTCAGCAATCGCTTATTTTGATTCTTATCGTTCTGAACGCTTACCGGCAAACATTATCCAAGCACAACGGGATTATTTTGGTGCGCATACCTATGAACGGACAGATAAAGAAGGAATTTATCACTATAGTTGGTATCATGAAGAATAA
- a CDS encoding response regulator transcription factor: protein MSNILIIEDEKNLARFVELELTHEGYHTEVHYNGRTGLDAALNNDWDAILLDLMLPELNGLEVCRRVRQAKNTPIIMMTARDSVIDRVSGLDHGADDYIVKPFAIEELLARLRALLRRIDIEGDKNVAKQTTITYRDLVIEKENRVVRRGNEVIELTKREYELLLTLMENVNVVLARDVLLNKVWGYETEVETNVVDVYIRYLRNKIDVPGEESYIQTVRGTGYVMRS from the coding sequence ATGAGTAATATTTTAATTATTGAAGATGAAAAGAATTTAGCTCGTTTCGTTGAACTAGAGTTGACCCATGAAGGATATCATACTGAAGTTCATTACAACGGACGAACTGGTTTAGACGCAGCACTAAATAACGATTGGGATGCAATTTTATTAGACTTAATGCTACCAGAATTAAATGGTTTGGAAGTTTGCCGTCGTGTGCGTCAAGCGAAGAACACGCCCATAATCATGATGACAGCAAGAGATTCTGTCATTGATCGTGTATCAGGGTTAGATCATGGTGCCGACGACTATATTGTAAAACCATTTGCGATTGAAGAATTACTAGCTCGTTTACGGGCTTTACTTCGCCGTATTGATATTGAAGGAGATAAAAATGTTGCGAAACAAACCACAATTACTTATCGTGATTTAGTTATCGAGAAGGAAAATCGCGTGGTCCGTCGTGGTAACGAAGTAATTGAATTAACAAAAAGAGAATATGAATTGCTATTAACTTTAATGGAGAACGTGAATGTTGTTTTAGCTCGTGATGTTTTATTAAATAAAGTTTGGGGCTATGAAACAGAAGTTGAAACAAATGTAGTAGATGTATACATTCGTTACTTACGAAATAAAATTGATGTTCCTGGTGAAGAAAGCTATATTCAAACCGTTCGCGGAACTGGTTATGTGATGCGCTCGTGA
- the rpmF gene encoding 50S ribosomal protein L32, with product MAVPARKTSKAKKNKRRTHYKLTINGLNECPNCGELKKSHHVCANCGYYDGKDVTTKEA from the coding sequence ATGGCAGTACCAGCTCGTAAAACATCTAAAGCTAAGAAAAACAAACGTCGTACTCATTACAAATTGACTATCAACGGTTTGAACGAATGTCCAAACTGTGGTGAATTGAAAAAAAGCCACCACGTATGTGCCAACTGCGGTTACTACGATGGCAAGGACGTAACGACTAAAGAAGCATAA